One stretch of Brevibacillus laterosporus DNA includes these proteins:
- the pruA gene encoding L-glutamate gamma-semialdehyde dehydrogenase, with amino-acid sequence MQVEFKNEPFVNFNLPENKQAFQAALDKVESELGREYDLIIGGERIKTEKKSRSMNPSQKDECIGVVSQADQALAEKAIQVAAETFETWKCVAPTARTRYLYKAAAILRRRKHEFSAWLVKESGKSWPEADADTAEAIDFMEYYARQMDQLGQRHSLPRIPGEDNELYYIPLGVGIVIPPWNFPLAIMVGMTTAALVTGNTVVMKPASTTPVIAAKFMEILDEAGVPAGVVNFVPGSGSEIGDYLVEHKLTRFISFTGSRDVGLRINELAAKHRPGQKWMKRLVAEMGGKDSIVVDSDSDLELAAQAITASAFGFSGQKCSACSRAIIHADVYDEVLARVVERTKELTVGNVSNPEFYTGPVVDEKAYNKILEYIEIGKQEGKLLAGGVKGPEEGYFIMPTVFADVAPDARIMQEEIFGPFVAFCKANDFDHALEIANNTEYGLTGAVISRNRAHLERAREEFHAGNLYFNRKCTGALVGVHPFGGFNMSGTDSKAGGPDYLLLFTQAKLVSELL; translated from the coding sequence GTGCAAGTAGAATTCAAAAATGAACCGTTCGTTAATTTTAATCTGCCCGAAAATAAGCAAGCTTTCCAAGCCGCTTTGGATAAAGTTGAGAGCGAACTTGGACGTGAATATGATCTAATCATTGGTGGGGAACGTATCAAGACGGAAAAGAAAAGCCGTTCCATGAACCCATCTCAAAAAGATGAGTGCATTGGGGTTGTTTCTCAAGCCGACCAAGCATTGGCAGAGAAAGCGATTCAAGTAGCAGCGGAAACCTTTGAAACATGGAAGTGTGTTGCTCCTACTGCTCGTACTCGCTATTTGTACAAGGCAGCGGCTATCCTGCGCCGTCGCAAACATGAATTTTCAGCTTGGTTGGTAAAAGAATCAGGTAAAAGCTGGCCTGAGGCTGATGCGGATACAGCAGAAGCAATCGATTTCATGGAATACTATGCAAGACAAATGGACCAATTAGGCCAACGTCATTCTTTGCCGCGTATTCCTGGTGAAGATAATGAGTTGTATTACATTCCATTGGGTGTAGGTATCGTTATTCCTCCGTGGAACTTCCCGCTTGCTATCATGGTAGGGATGACGACAGCGGCACTAGTAACAGGCAATACCGTTGTCATGAAGCCAGCTTCTACTACGCCAGTCATTGCGGCTAAATTTATGGAAATTCTTGATGAAGCAGGGGTTCCTGCTGGTGTTGTTAACTTTGTACCAGGTAGCGGCAGTGAAATTGGTGATTATTTAGTAGAACATAAATTGACTCGTTTCATTTCATTTACAGGGTCTCGTGATGTAGGTCTACGTATTAACGAATTGGCAGCGAAACATCGACCAGGTCAAAAATGGATGAAGCGTTTGGTAGCAGAAATGGGCGGTAAGGATTCAATTGTAGTTGATAGTGATTCTGATCTAGAATTAGCAGCACAAGCAATCACAGCGTCTGCATTTGGCTTCTCTGGTCAAAAATGCTCTGCTTGCTCTCGTGCAATCATTCATGCAGATGTATACGACGAGGTTTTGGCACGTGTTGTTGAGCGCACAAAAGAATTAACAGTAGGAAATGTGAGCAACCCTGAGTTCTATACAGGTCCAGTGGTTGATGAAAAAGCATATAATAAAATTTTGGAATATATCGAGATCGGAAAACAAGAAGGTAAATTGTTGGCCGGTGGAGTAAAAGGACCAGAAGAAGGCTACTTTATTATGCCAACTGTATTTGCTGACGTGGCTCCAGATGCTCGTATTATGCAAGAGGAGATCTTTGGACCGTTTGTTGCTTTCTGCAAAGCTAATGATTTTGATCATGCTTTGGAGATTGCTAACAATACAGAATACGGTTTGACTGGCGCTGTTATTAGCCGCAACCGTGCTCACTTAGAACGTGCACGTGAAGAGTTCCATGCTGGTAACCTGTATTTCAACCGTAAATGTACAGGTGCATTAGTTGGTGTACATCCATTCGGTGGTTTCAACATGTCAGGAACAGACTCTAAAGCAGGCGGTCCTGATTATCTATTGCTGTTTACACAGGCGAAATTAGTATCTGAATTACTGTAG
- a CDS encoding sex pheromone biosynthesis protein CamS, whose amino-acid sequence MKTKRKLVRDLCVLVACSVLLSACSLLPGKKDSADPVAPVVSSVLQVDENYYGSAATTYKKNQTRGMLSSNPNYRIDFSHLEYGMMEIAKESFSPNTYLFQEGQQISRKQVSTWIEWEKKNPEGLNPDKANKLLVNVLEHNYLDKKDQKLAGMVLGLSLSPIYQDPSGLEKRLSVDELRLKGQQIAAKIVMKVKSENPQIPLVVTMYQVPDSNSNLVPGNFIMSGIVNANDSSVAKWQPINEEYFLLPGDAAYNKYPQAALQFEKLMKQGQSFSLEEFVGMTGTARFINGDLTELTINATAEYDSRTEVIQFTQMIAQAIDQYIDKKVHVNFYVQSINQPLAIYVRPADGKSYMHIYRN is encoded by the coding sequence ATGAAAACGAAAAGAAAGCTTGTACGCGATCTTTGCGTCCTAGTGGCGTGCTCAGTGCTGTTGTCAGCCTGTTCGTTGCTTCCGGGAAAGAAGGATAGCGCTGATCCTGTCGCGCCCGTTGTGTCTTCTGTTTTACAGGTAGATGAAAATTACTACGGTAGCGCCGCCACAACTTACAAAAAAAATCAGACACGTGGGATGCTTAGTTCCAATCCTAACTATCGAATTGATTTTAGTCATTTAGAGTACGGCATGATGGAAATTGCCAAAGAGAGCTTCTCTCCGAATACGTACTTGTTTCAGGAGGGTCAGCAAATCTCCCGCAAGCAGGTGTCTACTTGGATTGAATGGGAAAAGAAGAATCCAGAAGGTTTAAATCCCGATAAGGCAAATAAATTGCTCGTTAACGTGTTGGAGCATAATTATTTGGATAAAAAGGATCAAAAGCTGGCAGGTATGGTTCTCGGTTTATCTTTATCCCCGATTTATCAAGACCCATCTGGTTTGGAAAAACGGTTAAGCGTAGATGAGCTACGTTTGAAAGGGCAACAAATCGCTGCTAAAATTGTCATGAAGGTAAAATCGGAGAATCCGCAAATTCCGCTTGTCGTAACGATGTATCAAGTGCCAGACTCCAATTCTAACCTTGTTCCAGGTAATTTCATTATGTCTGGTATCGTAAATGCAAACGATAGTAGTGTGGCGAAATGGCAACCAATCAATGAAGAATATTTCCTGTTACCAGGAGATGCGGCATACAATAAATACCCTCAGGCTGCCCTACAATTTGAAAAATTGATGAAGCAAGGGCAAAGCTTTTCCTTGGAAGAGTTTGTTGGTATGACTGGAACGGCACGCTTCATAAATGGTGATTTGACGGAATTGACCATCAATGCAACAGCAGAGTATGATTCTCGAACAGAAGTGATTCAGTTTACACAAATGATTGCTCAAGCGATAGATCAATATATTGATAAAAAGGTTCATGTTAATTTTTATGTGCAGTCTATAAACCAGCCATTAGCCATTTATGTGCGACCAGCTGATGGAAAGTCGTATATGCATATCTACCGAAATTAA